The Arachis hypogaea cultivar Tifrunner chromosome 14, arahy.Tifrunner.gnm2.J5K5, whole genome shotgun sequence genome has a segment encoding these proteins:
- the LOC114925228 gene encoding uncharacterized protein — protein MYMSFLLDIHVFLLTKLYVCMKALMGSISNICDGNQIEVEESLSLIFHLILGYVPYHLVSDFRFIVMAAHSEDTVVDMELMQRAIQHLTNRLTELEAWKQEVTQTLSKIAKQGPFRNRRQNHVPSDDDSDGVITPRHKSQDSNINAIKMQIPPFHNYSEEKKVRLAAVAFSDYALLWWDELVKTRRRNDDHPIESWDLMKRLMKKRFVPSYYYREVHQKLHRLTQGSKSVEDYHKEMEMLMITANIEEDTEVTMARFVGGLNRAIADVVELHHYVEIDDLVSMAMKVERQQQRRAPRGFSHANPKWESRSADTTKTKGVESNALLDDTKKKGNSNSSSATSRHRDIKCFKCHGMGHYASDCPNRRLMVIRGDDIVSDSDRGDDSDHNSMPSLEDCSDGDVEYAVHGESLVVRHALNLQVKEESLEQRHNLFHTRCLVGGKVCSLIIDGGSWTNVASTLMVEKLGLTCVRHPKPYTLQWLNDSGEIKVDKQVTIAFSVGKYVDKALCDVVPMQACHLLLGRPWQFDRRAFADVFPTDVPRGLPPLRGIEHQIDFIPGASIPNRPAYRSNPEETKELQRQVEELLAKGHIRESMSPCAVPVLLVPKKDGTWRMFIFLGFVVSASGIEVDEEKVKAIREWPTPKNASEVRSFHGLAGFYRRFVKNFSTITAPLTEVIKKDVGFKWEREQDIAFHTLKDCLCSAPILVLPNFDKTFEIECDASGIGIGAVLMQEKRVIAFFSEKLNLAQRKYSTYDKELYALVRALEVWQHYLLPKEFVIHTDHESLKHLKGQGKLDKRHAKWVEFIETFSYVIAFKQGKDNVVADALSRRHEGFLFRGNRICVPACSMRDLLVLESHNGGLMGHFGVHKTLDVLSEHFYWPRMRRDVEKFCAKCVACKQAKSKSLPHGLYAPLPVPMHPWVDISMDFVLGLPRTRKGRDSIFVVVDRFSKMTHFIACYKTDDATNIADLFFREVVRLHGVPQTIVSDRDVKFLSHFWKVLWGKLGTKLLYSTTCHPQTDGQTEVVNRTLGTLLRAVVGKNLKTWEDCLPFIEFAYNRTTHSSTGFSPFELVYGFNPLTVLDLLPLPLIWVHLRKERFPTQRKSKLDPRGDGPFQVLERVNDNAYKIDLPDSRTNLFQEGGNDMSPMEQTENCHMPIGPITRATTKRIKEGFANMAKSCVQEMHQELGKTMINHTSYYFTRCIEDSH, from the exons ATGTACATGTCATTTTTGCTTGATATACATGTTTTCTTGCTGACAAAGTTATATGTCTGCATGAAAGCTCTGATGGGTTCTATTTCAAACATATGTGATG GAAATCAAATTGAGGTAGAGGAGTCCCTTTCTTTGATCTTCCATCTTATCCTGGGTTACGTTCcgtatcatttggtatcagatttcag GTTCATTGTTATGGCAGCTCATTCTGAAGATACTGTAGTTGACATGGAGTTGATGCAAAGGGCCATTCAACACTTAACTAATCGCTTGACTGAAttggaagcatggaagcaagaggTGACACAGACACTATCCAAGATTGCTAAACAAGGACCTTTCCGGAATCGGCGTCAGAATCATGTACCTTCTGATGATGACTCTGATGGGGTTATAACACCTCGACATAAAAGTCAAGATAGCAATATCAACGCCATCAAGATGCAAATACCACCATT CCATAATTACTCTGAGGAAAAGAAGGTTCGTTTGGCAGCAGTTGCATTCTCTGACTATGCCTTGCTTTGGTGGGATGAACTAGTGAAGACACGACGGCGGAATGATGATCACCCTATAGAGTCTTGGGATCTTATGAAGCGTCTCATGAAGAAACGATTTGTGCCTTCGTACTACTACAGGGAAGTGCATCAGAAGTTACATCGACTGACTCAAGGCTCCAAGTCCGTTGAAGACTACCATAAGGAAATGGAAATGCTTATGATTACTGCCAACATAGAAGAGGACACTGAGGTTACTATGGCACGATTTGTGGGTGGTTTGAATAGAGCAATTGCTGATGTGGTGGAGTTACATCATTATGTGGAGATAGATGATTTGGTCAGTATGGCAATGAAGGTGGAGAGGCAACAACAAAGAAGAGCACCAAGAGGATTCTCGCATGCTAATCCAAAGTGGGAGTCTCGTAGTGCTGACACAACAAAGACTAAGGGTGTTGAATCCAATGCATTGCTTGATGATACGAAGAAGAAAGGTAATTCTAACTCTTCTTCTGCTACTTCTAGACATCGAGATATTAAATGCTTCAAGTGTCATGGTATGGGTCATTATGCTAGTGATTGCCCAAATAGGAGATTGATGGTTATTAGAGGAGATGATATTGTGTCTGATTCTGATCGTGGTGATGACTCTGATCATAATAGCATGCCATCTTTGGAGGATTGTTCTGATGGTGATGTTGAGTATGCAGTCCATGGTGAATCTCTTGTTGTTAGACATGCTTTGAATTTACAGGTGAAAGAAGAAAGTCTAGAGCAACGCCACAATCTTTTTCACACTAGATGCTTGGTGGGTGGAAAAGTGTGTAGTTTAATTATTGATGGCGGGAGTTGGACTAATGTGGCTAGTACACTTATGGTGGAGAAATTGGGTTTGACATGTGTTCGACATCCTAAACCATATACGTTGCAGTGGTTGAATGACAGTGGAGAGATCAAGGTTGACAAACAGGTGACAATTGCATTCTCTGTTGGCAAGTATGTTGATAAGGCATTGTGTGATGTGGTGCCAATGCAAGCTTGTCATTTATTATTGGGGCGACCTTGGCAGTTCGACCGTCGA GCATTTGCCGATGTCTTCCCTACTGACGTACCACGTGGTTTGCCTCCATTACGTGGGATTGAGCACCAAATTGATTTTATTCCTGGTGCTAGCATTCCTAATAGACCAGCCTATAGGAGTAATCCTGAAGAGACAAAGGAACTTCAAAGGCAAGTAGAGGAGTTATTAGCCAAAGGTCACATCCGGGAGAGTATGAGTCCATGTGCTGTACCAGTTTTGTTGGTTCCAAAGAAGGATGGTACTTGGCGAATGT TTATATTTCTTGGTTTTGTTGTGAGTGCAAGTGGAATTGAAGTTGATGAGGAAAAGGTAAAGGCTATTCGTGAATGGCCAACGCCTAAGAATGCTTCTGAGGTACGAAGTTTTCATGGGTTAGCTGGGTTTTATAGAAGATTTGtgaaaaatttttctaccattaCTGCGCCTCTCACAGAGGTCATAAAAAAGGATGTTGGATTTAAATGGGAAAGGGAACAAGACATTGCATTTCATACCCTAAAAGACTGTTTGTGTTCTGCTCCTATTCTTGTTTTACCTAACTTTGATAAAACCTTTGAAATTGAATGTGATGCTTCTGGGATTGGTATAGGTGCTGTTTTAATGCAGGAAAAACGAGTCATTGCCTTCTTCAGTGAAAAGTTGAATTTAGCTCAGCGTAAATATTCAACATATGACAAAGAATTATATGCTTTGGTTCGGGCTTTAGAGGTTTGGCAACACTACCTCTTACCTAAGGAGTTTGTGATTCACACGGATCATGAATCTTTGAAGCACTTAAAAGGACAAGGTAAGCTTGATAAAAGACATGCTAAATGGGTGGAATTTATTGAAACATTTTCCTATGTTATTGCCTTTAAACAAGGTAAAGATAATGTCGTTGCTGATGCTTTATCTCGGAG aCATGAAGGTTTTCTGTTTCGTGGtaatagaatttgtgtgcctGCTTGTTCTATGAGGGACTTACTTGTTCTTGAATCACATAATGGGGGTTTGATGGGTCATTTTGGTGTGCATAAGACATTGGATGTATTATCTGAACATTTTTACTGGCCCCGCATGCGTAGAGATGTTGAAAAATTTTGTGCTAAATGTGTTGCATGTAAACAGGCTAAATCTAAGTCTTTACCACATGGTTTGTATGCCCCTTTACCTGTTCCTATGCATCCGTGGGTTGATATCTCTATGGATTTTGTTCTTGGTTTGCCTCGAACAAGAAAAGGTCGAGATAGCATTTTTGTTGTGGTAGACAGATTTAGTAAAATGACTCATTTTATTGCATGCTATAAAACTGATGATGCGACAAATATTGCTGATCTATTCTTTCGAGAGGTTGTGCGTTTGCATGGTGTTCCCCAAACTATTGTTTCTGATCGTGACGTCAAATTTTTGAGTCATTTTTGGAAAGTTTTATGGggtaaattaggcacaaaattatTATACTCTACTACTTGTCATCCTCAAACTGATGGTCAAACTGAAGTAGTAAATAGAACATTAGGGACCTTATTACGTGCTGTTGTTGGTAAGAATTTGAAAACTTGGGAAGATTGTTTACcttttattgagtttgcttatAATAGAACTACTCATTCTTCTACTGGGTTTTCTCCTTTTGAACTTGTTTATGGTTTTAATCCTTTAACTGTTTTGGACTTATTACCTTTGCCTTTGA TATGGGTTCATTTGAGAAAAGAGAGATTTCCTACTCAAAGAAAATCCAAGTTAGACCCTAGGGGTGATGGTCCATTTCAAGTGCTCGAAAGGGTCAATGACAATGCTTACAAGATTGACCTTCCAG attcgaggacgaatctttttcaGGAGGGAGGGAATGATATGAGCCCTATGGAACAAACTGAGAACTGTCATATGCCAATTGGTCCAATTACAAGAGCAAcaactaagagaataaaagaaggtTTTGCAAACATGGCTAAATCATGTGTTCAGGAGATGCATCAAGAATTGGGCAAGACAATGATTAACCACACGTCTTACTATTTTACAAGATGCATTGAAGACTCTCATTAG
- the LOC140178362 gene encoding uncharacterized protein has product MEKDIFLDIACFFKGWPKDYVTEKLKRCGHDAEIGIDILINRSLVTLEPETFLESTLLGMHDLLEEMGKQIVIQESPNDACNRSRLWCLEDVEFVLTQNKKTKATHGIVLHKEYSENEVNQRDLSFSKMCQLKLLILDGVKAPILCDIPCTLKVFRWRDCPLKTLPLTDHQRYELVEINLSESQIVELWDGKKVLEKLEHLDLSWCKQLKQMPDLSGAPNLKTLNLSGCEELDYIHPSLAHHKRLVELDLSRCNRLETLGDKLEMSSLEKLYLCGCSSLRRLPELSGAPNLKELDLKECTALNYIHPSLAHHKRLVELNLSGCRSLKTLGDKLEMSSLEKLYLSWCSSLRRLPEFGECMKQLSILDLKGTGIEELPPTLGNLAGVSELYLTWCGKITGLLLSLGCFVGLKSLVLSSSVELSCLPQNTDGLESLTVRADYDDSDSSSREESNLSYDIAHLASLTDLNLSMSRYLRVPITIHQLPRLTRLNLSDCIQLEVLPELPSSLRELQARGCDSLDASNIHDVISKACCVFAESASQDREDLFQMLFNGVEMPAWFEDQEEDNGLSLSFPHNSPSTETVALALCFLLYGDKYSKEQPSVICNGKEFINTRLLKVSMSSYYKTLLILCLNGYSFSNLLCQDNRFQLQFPPSGYCNTRAKRSGARWVTKQDIQEFKKRKSQTGKRKATLELNMDIISHPSSSRNKMLVVDPPMYEEEEEHDCQA; this is encoded by the exons ATGGAAAAggatatttttttagatattgctTGTTTCTTTAAAGGATGGCCGAAAGATTATGTaacagagaaattaaaaagatgtgGTCATGATGCTGAAATCGGTATTGATATTTTGATTAATAGATCACTGGTCACATTAGAGCCGGAGACATTCCTGGAGAGTACTCTTCTGGGGATGCATGATCTGCTTGAAGAAATGGGCAAACAAATTGTAATTCAGGAATCTCCGAATGATGCTTGTAACCGTAGCAGATTGTGGTGTTTGGAGGATGTTGAATTTGTACTTACTCAAAATAAG AAAACTAAAGCAACTCATGGCATCGTTCTACATAAGGAGTATAGCGAGAATGAAGTGAATCAGAGAGATTTATCTTTCTCAAAAATGTGCCAGTTAAAACTTCTCATTTTAGATGGCGTGAAAGCTCCCATTCTCTGCGATATTCCTTGTACATTAAAGGTATTTCGCTGGAGAGATTGTCCACTGAAAACTCTGCCCCTTACAGATCATCAACGCTATGAGCTTGTTGAAATTAATCTGTCTGAAAGCCAAATTGTAGAGTTATGGGATGGAAAGAAG GTTCTAGAAAAGTTAGAGCACTTGGATCTGTCATGGTGCAAGCAGCTGAAGCAAATGCCAGATCTTTCTGGGGCTCCCAATCTTAAAACACTTAATCTTTCGGGATGCGAGGAGCTGGATTATATTCACCCGTCTCTTGCACACCACAAGAGGCTTGTTGAATTGGATTTAAGCAGATGTAATAGACTTGAAACACTTGGAGATAAATTGGAGATGAGTTCACTCGAGAAACTATATCTATGTGGGTGCAGTAGTTTGAGAAGACTGCCAGAACTTTCTGGGGCTCCCAATCTTAAAGAACTTGATCTTAAGGAATGTACGGCCCTAAATTATATTCACCCGTCTCTCGCACACCACAAGAGGCTTGTTGAATTGAATTTAAGTGGATGTAGGAGTCTTAAAACACTTGGAGATAAATTGGAGATGAGTTCACTCGAGAAACTATATCTAAGCTGGTGCAGTAGTTTGAGAAGACTGCCAGAATTTGGGGAATGCATGAAACAGTTATCGATTCTTGATCTGAAAGGTACAGGTATAGAAGAGCTACCCCCAACGCTTGGAAATTTGGCTGGCGTGTCTGAGTTGTACTTAACTTGGTGCGGCAAGATTACTGGTCTTCTCTTATCACTTGGATGTTTCGTTGGCCTAAAAAGCTTGGTATTAAGTAGTTCCGTCGAGCTTAGTTGTCTTCCACAGAACACTGATGGGTTAGAGTCCCTCACAGTCAGAGCTGATTATGATGATTCTGACAGCTCATCTAGAGAAGAGTCGAACCTTTCCTATGATATTGCCCACTTAGCCTCGTTGACGGATTTGAATTTATCTATGAGCAGGTATTTAAGAGTTCCAATAACTATCCATCAACTTCCCAGACTTACACGTCTGAATCTATCTGATTGCATACAATTGGAGGTTTTACCAGAGCTTCCATCAAGTCTACGAGAATTACAGGCACGGGGTTGTGATTCACTAGATGCATCAAATATTCATGATGTCATATCAAAAGCGTGTTGTGTCTTTGCAGAATCAGCTAGCCAAGATCGTGAAGACCTCTTTCAAATGTTGTTCAATGGGGTGGAAATGCCAGCATGGTTTGAGGATCAGGAAGAAGATAACGGATTATCACTCTCATTCCCGCATAATTCCCCTTCAACTGAAACTGTCGCGCTTGCTCTCTGTTTCCTATTATATGGTGACAAATACTCTAAAGAACAGCCATCGGTGATCTGCAACGGTAAAGAATTTATCAACACGAGATTATTGAAGGTGTCAATGTCATCATATTATAAGACTTTGCTCATTCTCTGCCTGAATGGTTACAGTTTTAGTAACCTGTTATGCCAAGACAATCGCTTCCAACTGCAATTTCCTCCCAGTGGTTATTGTAACACCCGAGCAAAGAGATCTGGAGCACGTTGGGTGACTAAGCAAGACATTCAAgaattcaagaaaagaaaatcccaaacaGGGAAAAGAAAAGCAACTCTTGAACTGAACATGGACATCATTTCACATCCTTCATCTTCTAGGAATAAGATGCTTGTGGTTGACCCTCCAATgtatgaagaagaggaagagcatGATTGCCAAGCTTAG
- the LOC140178742 gene encoding disease resistance protein Roq1-like, with protein sequence MKISSNSVHNKYDGRTIIQNSLRLKKVLLVLDDVNHEKQLEDLAGEKDWLGPGSRIIITTRDFHLLRKNKLHETYNVEGLVESEALNLFSLEAFNLPKPSEEFLDLSKEVVKYSGGLPLALKDWVPILMVDLLRFGIVLFKE encoded by the coding sequence ATGAAAATAAGTTCAAATTCTGTTCATAACAAGTATGATGGGAGGacaataattcaaaactctttacgTCTCAAAAAGGTACTTCTTGTTCTTGATGATGTAAATCATGAAAAACAATTAGAAGATTTGGCTGGGGAAAAAGATTGGTTGGGTCCTGGAAGCAGAATAATAATCACAACTAGAGATTTTCATCTTCTAAGGAAAAATAAGTTGCATGAAACTTATAACGTTGAAGGGTTAGTAGAAAGTGAAGCCCTTAACCTCTTTTCTTTAGAAGCTTTTAATCTGCCAAAACCTTCAGAAGAATTTTTGGATTTGTCCAAAGAAGTGGTCAAATACAGCGGTGGTCTCCCATTGGCACTTAAAGATTGGGTTCCTATCTTAATGGTAGACCTATTGCGGTTTGGTATAGTGCTATTCAAAGAATAA
- the LOC140178363 gene encoding toll/interleukin-1 receptor-like protein: MASASSSTSIHLPPPRSCTYHVFLSFRGEDTRTGFTGHLYAALNRKGITTYKDDQNLRKGHVISKELLKAIEESMFAVIVFSPDYAYSSWCLDELQKIMECKNQLGLQIEAVFYGVKPCDVRYQRGTFEEAFKKHEERHDSEKVKRWRDALTEVAAHSGWTSKNQDEAVLVENIAQHIFEKLIPKLPSSMKNLVGINSRVEQVITLIGLELNDVRFIGIWGMGGMGKTTIARAVFEIIRSRFEVTCFLADVREHCGKKDITHIQK; the protein is encoded by the exons ATGGCATCCGCCTCTTCTTCCACTTCAATCCACCTACCACCACCACGATCATGCACCTATCACGTGTTCTTGAGTTTTAGAGGAGAAGACACTCGCACAGGCTTCACTGGCCATCTCTATGCGGCCCTCAACAGAAAGGGAATCACAACCTACAAAGATGACCAAAACCTTCGCAAAGGCCATGTTATTTCAAAAGAACTCCTCAAAGCAATTGAAGAGTCCATGTTTGCAGTAATTGTTTTTTCACCGGACTACGCTTACTCCAGTTGGTGTTTGGACGAGCTCCAAAAAATCATGGAGTGTAAGAACCAGCTGGGGCTACAGATCGAGGCAGTGTTCTACGGTGTGAAGCCTTGTGATGTGAGATACCAAAGAGGAACCTTTGAAGAAGCTTTCAAGAAACACGAAGAGAGACATGACAGTGAGAAGGTCAAAAGATGGAGAGATGCGCTAACAGAAGTTGCTGCTCATTCTGGTTGGACCTCCAAAAATCA GGACGAAGCAGTACTTGTGGAAAATATTGCTCAGCATATATTTGAAAAATTGATTCCTAAGTTGCCATCTTCAATGAAGAATCTTGTGGGGATTAATTCAAGAGTGGAACAAGTGATTACTCTCATAGGCCTTGAATTGAATGATGTTCGCTTTATAGGCATATGGGGAATGGGCGGCATGGGTAAGACCACTATTGCTAGAGCTGTCTTTGAAATCATTCGAAGCAGATTTGAAGTTACTTGCTTTCTTGCGGACGTAAGGGAACACTGCGGGAAAAAAGATATTACTCACATACAAAAGTAA